A section of the Roseivirga sp. BDSF3-8 genome encodes:
- the mazG gene encoding nucleoside triphosphate pyrophosphohydrolase has product MKRPETKPDLKRKDKLEAFDRLLTIMDELRENCPWDKKQTLESLRHLTIEETFELSDAILEGDLDEIRAELGDIMLHMVFYSRIGSEKKAFDIADVLNGVCDKLIRRHPHIYSDTEANDEATVKANWEKIKLQEKGNKSVLGGVPRSLPALVKAMRIQEKARGVGFDWDSPHQVWEKVEEEMGEFRGEFDVASGEVADKQKASDEFGDLMFSLINYARFLDINPEEALERTNKKFIKRFQYLEKASAQDGKKLGEMTLPEMDKYWNEAKKL; this is encoded by the coding sequence ATGAAAAGACCAGAAACAAAACCTGATCTTAAAAGAAAGGACAAGCTCGAAGCCTTTGACAGGTTACTCACGATCATGGACGAATTGCGTGAGAATTGCCCCTGGGATAAAAAGCAAACCCTGGAAAGCCTGCGTCACCTGACCATTGAAGAAACCTTTGAGTTATCTGATGCTATCCTTGAGGGTGATCTGGACGAGATACGCGCAGAGTTAGGTGATATCATGCTGCACATGGTGTTCTATTCGAGAATTGGTAGCGAAAAGAAGGCGTTCGATATAGCTGATGTGCTCAATGGGGTATGTGATAAGCTAATAAGGCGGCATCCGCATATATATAGCGATACTGAAGCGAACGATGAAGCAACAGTAAAAGCTAATTGGGAGAAGATCAAGCTACAGGAAAAAGGGAACAAGTCCGTACTTGGGGGTGTACCCAGGTCACTTCCGGCCTTGGTCAAAGCCATGCGGATACAGGAAAAAGCGCGCGGGGTAGGGTTTGACTGGGACAGTCCTCACCAGGTGTGGGAAAAGGTGGAAGAAGAGATGGGTGAGTTTCGGGGGGAATTTGACGTAGCTTCCGGTGAGGTGGCTGATAAGCAGAAAGCCAGCGATGAGTTCGGCGATCTTATGTTTAGCCTGATAAATTATGCCCGCTTCCTGGACATCAATCCCGAAGAGGCGCTTGAACGCACCAATAAAAAATTCATTAAGCGCTTTCAGTACCTGGAGAAGGCCTCCGCTCAAGACGGTAAAAAGCTTGGTGAGATGACTTTACCAGAAATGGATAAATATTGGAATGAGGCTAAAAAGCTATAA
- a CDS encoding ATP-binding protein yields MYQTLALELDWLAEAVRARIDAYLTNQEAELPEAPVMPENGSAYENIVKTLNLTEEQRLVLALALAPHLQPEVLDMLRLTPSGTTRPYTIFGGLVGKSHGGVLPTGETALFLLAGADTTRRIAYLDFFNITNPLFSSALIQFTESEAGEPELSGQLFISNEALRMVRTGEPIRPKYSSRFPAQVINTPLEWEDLVLSYDTWESLEELKAWLAHGQDLLSLPTIGRKIRRGYRCLFYGPPGTGKTLTASLLGKGFGLDVYRVDLSMVVSKYIGETEKNLKNVFDQAENKKWVLFFDEADSLFGKRVNTSSANDRYANQEISYLLQRIEDYPGLIILASNLKGNMDEAFTRRFQSVIYFPVPDASLRLTLWKKAFGEDMALAEDVDLRQIAKTHELSGGAISNVIRYCALMSLSRNERVISMEDLQEGIRRELQKEGKTG; encoded by the coding sequence TTGTATCAGACGCTAGCATTAGAACTTGACTGGCTGGCCGAAGCCGTAAGGGCCCGTATAGATGCCTACCTTACGAATCAGGAAGCAGAACTGCCTGAAGCCCCCGTAATGCCAGAAAATGGTAGTGCCTATGAAAACATAGTCAAAACCCTTAACCTGACGGAGGAGCAGCGGCTGGTACTTGCGCTTGCCCTAGCCCCACACCTGCAGCCTGAGGTCCTTGATATGCTCAGGCTTACCCCATCGGGCACGACCCGGCCTTACACGATATTCGGAGGACTGGTGGGTAAAAGCCACGGAGGTGTACTCCCTACTGGCGAAACAGCCCTCTTTCTTCTGGCAGGGGCTGATACTACCCGCCGTATCGCTTATCTGGACTTTTTTAATATCACTAACCCACTATTCAGTTCGGCGCTTATCCAGTTCACGGAAAGCGAGGCTGGCGAACCTGAGTTATCAGGGCAGCTTTTTATCTCAAACGAAGCCCTGCGTATGGTGCGTACGGGTGAGCCTATTCGCCCCAAGTACAGCAGCCGGTTCCCCGCGCAGGTCATTAACACTCCGCTGGAGTGGGAGGATCTTGTGCTTAGTTATGATACCTGGGAAAGCCTGGAAGAGTTAAAAGCATGGCTTGCACATGGCCAGGACCTCCTTAGCCTGCCTACCATCGGTAGAAAGATTCGCCGTGGATACCGCTGCCTCTTTTATGGCCCGCCCGGTACCGGTAAAACATTGACCGCAAGCCTCCTCGGAAAAGGCTTTGGGCTGGATGTATACCGTGTGGACCTCAGTATGGTCGTATCAAAGTACATCGGTGAAACTGAGAAAAACCTGAAAAACGTATTTGACCAGGCAGAAAACAAAAAGTGGGTACTCTTCTTTGACGAAGCCGACTCCCTATTTGGCAAACGCGTCAATACAAGCAGCGCCAATGACAGGTACGCCAACCAGGAAATAAGCTACCTGCTGCAGCGGATAGAAGACTACCCCGGGCTTATCATCCTCGCCAGTAACCTGAAAGGTAATATGGACGAGGCTTTTACCCGCCGTTTTCAAAGCGTGATATACTTTCCGGTTCCGGACGCCAGCCTCAGGCTTACGCTTTGGAAAAAGGCTTTCGGCGAAGATATGGCACTTGCAGAAGATGTAGACCTCAGGCAAATAGCCAAAACGCATGAATTGTCCGGAGGAGCTATCAGTAACGTAATCCGCTACTGTGCACTCATGAGCCTTTCCCGAAATGAAAGAGTAATATCTATGGAAGACCTGCAGGAAGGCATACGGCGCGAGCTTCAGAAAGAAGGCAAAACAGGGTAG
- a CDS encoding transposase domain-containing protein, with protein sequence MYNLFGTCKLNDINPLEWLTETLRKPPDYKVNRMNYYLLNIRMQYAQGRRDTKRNLIRQRV encoded by the coding sequence ATGTACAATCTGTTCGGCACATGCAAGCTCAATGACATTAACCCGCTGGAATGGCTCACTGAGACCCTCAGAAAACCACCAGATTACAAAGTCAACCGCATGAATTACTACCTATTAAACATTAGGATGCAATACGCTCAGGGCCGAAGGGATACGAAAAGAAATTTAATAAGGCAAAGAGTATAA
- a CDS encoding PQQ-binding-like beta-propeller repeat protein: MSWYKSMEIKGVQSPLTLVDDRLFFFDKENNLISYDVKRLSEVQKKHFEKSFILNVKAEAIFVYLDDSINNLDPIKLDLDQVWKAKFGRPAILDKNHIYEQVYERKNKIVQLGVYDRYDGKELWKEDFHGHRFARNIKGRLFITDINFTYLICLNPETGKESWTYSFPEGEKVTGNIFLYEGVLVIPSMAGQAPDNKDYLCGINVESGELLWKRNGSFQYYQLVESSGLLYGFAHGLYEVTDIKSGEKLVHKKLIDDLWVSQHMNSIGDGGLYFVGGTHTNMGMFISKFGKINIEKHEIEFIQELDVVEGVKADLPIYHKGKLYIKDSFNALHVYERE, from the coding sequence ATGAGTTGGTACAAATCGATGGAAATTAAAGGAGTGCAGTCGCCTCTAACACTCGTTGATGATAGGTTGTTTTTTTTTGACAAGGAGAATAATCTTATCTCTTACGATGTGAAAAGATTGTCTGAGGTGCAGAAGAAACACTTTGAAAAGAGTTTTATCCTTAACGTAAAGGCTGAAGCTATTTTTGTCTATCTGGATGATTCAATCAATAACCTAGACCCAATAAAATTGGATTTAGATCAAGTCTGGAAGGCTAAATTCGGTCGGCCGGCCATATTGGATAAGAATCATATCTACGAGCAGGTGTATGAACGGAAAAATAAAATAGTACAGTTAGGAGTGTATGACAGATATGATGGTAAAGAACTCTGGAAGGAAGATTTCCACGGTCACAGATTCGCCAGAAATATTAAAGGAAGGTTGTTTATAACAGATATTAACTTTACTTACTTAATTTGTTTGAATCCAGAAACCGGAAAAGAATCGTGGACTTATTCTTTTCCAGAAGGCGAAAAGGTAACAGGAAATATTTTCTTGTATGAGGGTGTATTGGTGATTCCATCAATGGCAGGGCAAGCACCAGATAATAAGGATTATTTATGCGGTATAAATGTTGAATCTGGTGAATTGCTGTGGAAAAGAAATGGAAGTTTTCAGTACTATCAGTTAGTGGAAAGTTCAGGTCTTTTATATGGTTTTGCGCATGGACTTTATGAAGTTACTGATATAAAGTCGGGAGAAAAATTGGTTCATAAAAAGCTAATAGATGACCTCTGGGTGTCCCAACATATGAATTCTATCGGAGATGGCGGTTTATATTTTGTTGGCGGTACTCATACCAATATGGGCATGTTCATTAGCAAATTCGGTAAAATCAATATCGAAAAGCACGAGATAGAATTTATTCAGGAATTAGATGTTGTAGAGGGTGTAAAAGCTGATCTACCGATATATCATAAAGGAAAGCTCTATATTAAGGATAGCTTTAATGCTCTTCATGTTTATGAGCGAGAGTAA
- a CDS encoding bacteriocin, whose protein sequence is MSVKKTSFSKKSFATLNLKEMATISGGGDPFDPNFSDKRRIEKPKEITEESVYMSISSFLVG, encoded by the coding sequence ATGTCAGTTAAAAAAACCAGTTTCAGTAAGAAGTCCTTTGCCACACTCAACCTAAAAGAAATGGCGACCATTTCTGGTGGTGGAGATCCATTCGACCCCAATTTCTCAGATAAGCGTCGTATTGAGAAACCAAAGGAAATAACAGAAGAAAGTGTTTATATGTCAATTTCTTCTTTCCTTGTAGGATAA
- a CDS encoding TVP38/TMEM64 family protein encodes MSKRLIQLVFVLLVVLAILIFFQYDLNQYFSEENIITVKERLRSFGYYTPLIIIFLYIVFNVAGLPTFFFTLLSGYLYGVAYGLPLAWLGMTIGLCASFLCSRFLFRGDFISRFGGLGMVKKLEFYVEKYHMWSVLIFRVISVFPYNVMNYAYGLTSISFRDYVIGSAIGLIPVTAIIVWLGHLAASGQEASITTEQWVGFMAAVLTFIILGVILKKRFKQMA; translated from the coding sequence ATGTCTAAGCGTTTAATACAATTAGTCTTTGTGTTGCTGGTAGTCCTGGCCATACTGATTTTCTTTCAGTATGATCTCAACCAGTATTTCTCTGAAGAGAACATTATTACAGTCAAGGAAAGGCTGCGTAGTTTTGGCTACTACACCCCCCTCATTATCATATTTTTATATATAGTCTTTAATGTCGCAGGCCTGCCAACGTTCTTTTTCACACTGCTTAGTGGCTACCTGTATGGCGTGGCTTACGGACTGCCTCTGGCCTGGCTGGGGATGACAATAGGCCTTTGTGCTTCATTTTTATGCAGCAGGTTCCTGTTCCGGGGAGACTTTATCAGCCGGTTTGGCGGGCTGGGAATGGTCAAAAAACTGGAGTTTTATGTGGAAAAATACCACATGTGGTCAGTATTGATTTTTCGTGTGATCTCTGTATTTCCCTACAATGTGATGAACTACGCCTACGGGCTTACATCTATCTCTTTCAGAGACTACGTCATAGGATCAGCCATAGGACTTATACCTGTTACAGCCATCATCGTTTGGTTAGGCCACCTGGCGGCATCAGGGCAGGAAGCGAGTATTACCACTGAACAGTGGGTCGGGTTTATGGCCGCAGTCCTGACATTTATTATCCTTGGGGTAATTTTGAAAAAGCGATTTAAGCAAATGGCATAA
- a CDS encoding superoxide dismutase, with protein MAFELPDLPYPKDSLEPHIDAQTMEIHHGKHHAGYVSKLNNAIEGTDLAGKSIEEIISNAGKHGGAVRNNGGGHYNHSLFWSIMSPASGNHEPSGDVAEAIKAKWGTFDKFKEEFANAAATRFGSGWAWLCVDDKGELFITSTPNQDNPLMDVADERGTPILGLDVWEHAYYLKYQNKRPEYINHWFMVVNWEEVNKRYSSAKG; from the coding sequence ATGGCATTTGAACTTCCAGACCTGCCCTATCCTAAAGATAGCCTTGAACCTCATATTGACGCACAAACCATGGAAATTCACCATGGAAAACACCACGCCGGCTACGTAAGCAAACTTAATAATGCTATCGAAGGCACTGACCTTGCTGGTAAATCTATCGAAGAAATCATCAGCAATGCGGGAAAGCATGGTGGCGCGGTACGGAATAATGGCGGAGGCCACTACAACCACTCGCTTTTCTGGAGCATCATGAGCCCTGCAAGTGGCAACCATGAGCCTTCAGGTGATGTGGCAGAGGCTATTAAGGCTAAATGGGGTACGTTCGATAAATTTAAAGAAGAGTTTGCCAATGCGGCAGCTACCCGCTTCGGGTCTGGCTGGGCCTGGCTTTGTGTAGATGATAAAGGGGAACTGTTTATCACCTCTACTCCTAACCAGGACAACCCCCTGATGGATGTAGCTGATGAAAGAGGCACTCCTATTCTCGGACTTGATGTATGGGAACATGCTTATTACCTGAAGTATCAGAATAAGCGCCCTGAATACATCAATCACTGGTTTATGGTAGTAAACTGGGAAGAGGTTAACAAACGCTACTCAAGCGCTAAAGGCTAA
- a CDS encoding nucleoside deaminase has product MREALKQAGYAYEEGEIPVGAVVVCRNKIIAKAYNQTERLNDATAHAEMIATTSASHALNSRYLKECTLYVTLEPCVMCAGACHWAQYQRVVYGASDIQRGFERLHDPVLHPKTEIHHGVLANECKSLIDDFFRQLRK; this is encoded by the coding sequence ATGCGCGAAGCCCTCAAGCAAGCGGGGTACGCTTATGAAGAAGGGGAAATTCCGGTAGGAGCCGTAGTAGTTTGCCGGAACAAGATTATCGCTAAAGCGTATAACCAGACAGAGAGGCTAAATGACGCTACGGCGCATGCTGAAATGATTGCGACTACGTCTGCCTCACACGCACTCAACTCGCGTTACCTCAAAGAGTGCACGCTATACGTGACCCTTGAGCCATGTGTTATGTGTGCCGGAGCCTGTCACTGGGCCCAATACCAACGAGTGGTTTACGGGGCCAGTGATATCCAGAGAGGTTTCGAAAGATTACATGATCCTGTCCTTCATCCGAAGACAGAAATTCATCATGGCGTGTTAGCCAATGAATGTAAAAGCCTGATCGACGATTTCTTCAGGCAGCTAAGAAAATAG